CTTCGCCAGAACACCTACTTCACGGGCGCCCACAATGATGTCCCGGTGCTACGCGTGGCGGCCGATTATCAGTGGCGGCTCAGCAAAAAAAGTGTATTCAGCCAACGTTTGGCGGTTCTAGGCGCGACCACCGGCACGCTTCTCACATCGAGCACCGGGCTTACCGCGCCCATAAGCCGAAAGCTCGCATTGAAGCTCTCGGAGATCGTCGATCACTATACGAGCGCGCCGGCGGGCTTCAAGCCCACCTCGACGTTCACGACCTTGAACCTCATCTACAACTTCCCCTGAGCTTACCCATGCCGCCCATCGGCCGCCATGTATAAGCGTCGCGCGCGCCTTGCCTTTGCGTCATCCTCGCCGGCGCTCGCCGAACGCGCGGCACGCATCGCCCTGGCGCGGGGCGCCGATTGGGTGGAGGCCTGTTCTTGCCCGGCCGGTGCGGTCCCATCGGCATGCGACCTTCTGGTGACGCTGGACCGGGCGGCCTTAGAGGCGTGCCCGCACCTTCCTCCCGGCTGCCGGCATGCGCACTGGCCATTATCCACGTCGCCCACGGATGCCGATATCGTCTCACGCGTGGACGGGTTGGTGGGAGGCATGCGCCTCCTGGCCCGGCTCGACGGTTCCGAGGCGCCGGGGGGCACGTGCCGCGCCTGACATGAGGCACAAACGAGCCGCCGTGCACCGGAATCAGGCGCGCATCCGGGGGCGGCCGTTGCCAAACGCCCATGTTTCCGGGATAAAGGGCGTGGCACGGGGCTTGCTAGGGCCTGTCTTAACAGGTTTCTTGGGCTCACATCATGCACGATACCGCGTCCCTTCCCTCATCCTCCCTGCCCGCACCGCTCTATACCCAGATCAAGGAGGCGCTGCGCGCGCGCATCCTCGACGGCTCGTACGCCATCTTTGACCGGATGCCTTCGGAAAGCGAACTCATGAAGCGCTTTTCGGTCAGCCGCGTAACGGCCCGTCAGGCCGTAAGCCAGCTCTGCCAGGAGGGCTTGGTGTTCAAGGTCCAGGGCAAGGGTAGCTATGTGTCGCGCCCCCAGGTCTCGCAGTCGCTCACTGTGCTTCAGGGTCTGGGCGAGGCCGTGCGGGAGTCGGGTCACGTTGCCTCGTCACGTCTCCTGGGATCACGATTTTTTGCCCCCGACGACACCCTGCGCGCACACCTCCAAATCGCCCCGCCCGGGCGCGTGGGCGAGATCCGCCGGGTGCGCTATCTGGACGGCGCCCCGGTATCGCTCGATATCTCGTATTTTCGCGAGGCCACTGCCGAGGCGCTGCTCGCCCATGACCTCGGGACACGCGATATCTTCGCGATCCTCGAAAACGACCTGCAATGCCCCCTGGGACACGCCGAGCTCGACATCGGGGCCGCCGCCGCCGATGTCGATGCCGCTCGCGCCCTGGAGATTCCCCCGGGGTCCCCGATCCTGCGCATGGATCGGCTCACCTTTGATCGCGACGGCCGACCGCTCGACTACGAGCATCTCTATTGCCGGGGAGATCAGTGGCGCTATCGGTTGCGTATCGAACGACGCGGTGCCCATGGCGGAGGTGTGTCATGAATGTATCCGAGATCATGCCCGACGTCCTGCTCATGGGGGGCGGCACGGCGGGACCCATGGCCGCCCTCACCGCCTCGGGTGAGATCGCTGCCATCCTGCCCACACAGCACCACCTGTGCCCATCATGGGCGCACGGTCCGTTCGCGATGGGCTGCCAGGATGCCGGACATCGTGACCGCCGATTCCTCGGGCTCATCGATCAGACGGTAATAGGCCTTGACCTTCGCGCATTGCCCCTCGCCGACGCCACTAAAGGCGCGATCCGGCACTTGCGCCCAGGTCTCCCCCACCACACCGTCCGATACCGATAGCGCGCCCCGGCCCTCGTTCCGGTCCCCGCCCATGCGCCTGCGGAAACCAGGTGCGAGGGGGTAGACATAGATGGCCGGCAGGCCTTTCGTCGACCCGTTGTGGCGATCCTGCCGGCCGCGCCCTTGTGTGGCCCACCATGCGCAGCTGAGGAACACCGGGCGGGTGGGATCGGGTGCGCGGGGCTCTATGGGTTCGAGTCGTGACTCAACACCCGCAAAAATGCCGGGCGAGCTCGACGCCCCTTCCTTCATTCGCGGCGCGCCGTGGTGCGTCGCGGGGGCGTGTAGCCCGCGGGACCACCCATGCGGGCGGCAATGCCAGCCGTTCGGCCGGCAATGGGTGTAGGGCCAGGCGGGTGGCCGCGGGCCCGCAAGGATTGTTTCGCGCCGATCTCACGGCCTGTGGCCGGTTTGCACCACCTACGCGCACGTTCTTGCACCACTGCCCAACATTATGGCAGTACCAGGGCCCCTTCCTT
The DNA window shown above is from Acidiferrobacter sp. SPIII_3 and carries:
- a CDS encoding GntR family transcriptional regulator — its product is MHDTASLPSSSLPAPLYTQIKEALRARILDGSYAIFDRMPSESELMKRFSVSRVTARQAVSQLCQEGLVFKVQGKGSYVSRPQVSQSLTVLQGLGEAVRESGHVASSRLLGSRFFAPDDTLRAHLQIAPPGRVGEIRRVRYLDGAPVSLDISYFREATAEALLAHDLGTRDIFAILENDLQCPLGHAELDIGAAAADVDAARALEIPPGSPILRMDRLTFDRDGRPLDYEHLYCRGDQWRYRLRIERRGAHGGGVS